The Plectropomus leopardus isolate mb chromosome 2, YSFRI_Pleo_2.0, whole genome shotgun sequence genome has a window encoding:
- the LOC121957523 gene encoding neuronal vesicle trafficking-associated protein 1-like yields the protein MCMDGCDEDVTSLAVQPDASSSIQLGGNAAHRPSWPYCAPALRKPAASHLKDKTHSSTGAVKSPHQEKQRCFYNASHLSWLVFFRAGKMVKLGNNFSEKNNGKVVSEDGFDTIPLITPLDASQLQFPPPDKVVVKTKADYDGDSKKGKLRSPKIAEFSISIIEGVSERLKVTLLVICALAFLVCVVFLVVYKVYQYEQPCPDSFVYTQGRCMPAGIYGNYPPQGPGGRGRLFTLINHYNIAKQTITRSVSPWMTIMSEEKVTQQETETAQKLA from the exons ATGTGTATGGATGGATGCGATGAGGATGTTACATCACTTGCAGTGCAGCCAGACGCCAGCAGCAGCATCCAGCTCGGAGGTAACGCGGCGCACAGACCCAGCTGGCCATATTGTGCACCAGCTCTCCGCAAACCGGCTGCGTCACacctaaaagacaaaacacacagcagcactggAGCAGTGAAGTCGCCACACCAGGAGAAACAACGCTGTTTTTACAACGCTTCTCATCTGAGCTG GTTGGTGTTTTTTCGTGCAGGGAAAATGGTTAAATTGGGGAATAATTTCAGCGAGAAAAATAACGGGAAGGTGGTTTCTGAAGACGGATTTGACACCATCCCTCTCATAACACCATTAGATGCCAGTCAGCTGCAGTTTCCACCACCAGATAAG GTGGTGGTGAAGACAAAGGCTGACTATGATGGTGACAGCAAGAAGGGCAAGCTACGATCTCCTAAAATCGCAGAATTCTCAATAAGCATCATTGAAGGCGTATCTGAGCGACTCAAA GTGACCTTGCTGGTGATCTGTGCCCTGGCCTtcctggtgtgtgtggtgttccTGGTCGTCTACAAGGTCTACCAGTACGAGCAGCCGTGCCCCGACAGCTTTGTTTACACG CAAGGTCGCTGCATGCCGGCTGGGATTTATGGCAACTACCCCCCTCAGGGCCCTGGGGGCCGCGGGCGCCTCTTCACCCTTATCAACCACTACAACATAGCCAAGCAGACCATCACCCGGTCAGTATCACCATGGATGACCATCATGTCTGAGGAAAAGGTCACCCAGCAGGAGACGGAGACTGCCCAGAAACTGGCTTAA
- the aggf1 gene encoding angiogenic factor with G patch and FHA domains 1, with the protein MESENGETDTKCEETELRLRVETLKQELHECRAELSKLQKQLNQSERLQRSTESYNEDLRKQVAQLSAEIHERKKKEKDRVDSETQTEEHVWTETDYYNYYYGGYSQTTEASDTQEGLNTGAAVDAADGSEAAEGSTPNEAAAAAGANLQPNPDDSVAVTTEEGDGGSIADMLRATAEEAMTQTGFVFDETTGMYYDHSTGFYYDSASQLYYDANTGIYYYYDAESGRYQFHSRIEVPVAQTAAEPVQDQSTGEKKGRKFKKGSKKILHWDDKELIFDEVKLEEEETDWVEQQTTKRTTESRKLKRRSRSPDVASQKKDSSKHREQSDKSSKRKKQKSGSHDDEKSRSSKKRQNLKSKKQKKKKKKKKKSPPRSNDSEGNSEPEEGEITESEREEWESTPSFSSSPSSSSKESEEESEMETQSHEARDIWPPCVRVTVVRSPVLQVGTLFIITADSPASIGREKDMDHAIRIPEMGVSKFHAEVYFDQEQQSYMLVDQGSQNGTVINGNRILQPKTKCEPHALMHGDEVKMGETVLSFHIHSGTDTCDGCEPGQVMAHLSKYRREENTGPALSKEDKEALRQKELKQMKAKYGLQSSEYEEAKSLRNPRYMDRAESRRQTVGSEGVFQRDDAPASVHQEISEVNKGRKMLEKMGWKKGEGLGKEGAGMKDPIELKIRKSQSGLGAGAAMSLDAVSMTKTKSQKNWEKARERFADTCQPDMLSPKTQKPKSPKAWVRGEETETTNTQAGVDTDNQS; encoded by the exons ATGGAGAGCGAAAATGGAGAAACAGACACGAAGTGTGAAGAGACTGAGCTCCGACTGAGAGTGGAGACTTTGAAGCAGGAGCTCCACGAGTGCAGAGCAGAGCTGTCAAAGTTACAGAAACAACTGAACCAGTCGGAAAGACTACAGAGGAGCACAGAGAGCTACAACGAGGACCTGAGAAAACAG GTGGCCCAGCTGAGTGCAGAGATTCATGAACgtaagaagaaagaaaaagacagagtggACAGTGAAACCCAAACAGAAGAACATGTGTGGACAGAAACTG ATTATTACAACTACTACTATGGAGGCTACTCTCAGACCACAGAGGCCTCAGACACTCAGGAAGGCCTGAACACAGGAGCAGCGGTGGATGCAGCTGATGGCAGTGAGGCAGCAGAGGGGTCAACACCaaatgaagcagcagcagctgctggtgcTAACCTTCAACCTAACCCTGATGACAGTGTTGCTGTCACAACAGAG GAGGGTGATGGAGGATCTATAGCAGATATGTTGAGGGCCACTGCAGAAGAGGCTATGACACAGACTGGGTTTGTCTTTGATGAGACTACTGGGATGTACTATGACCACAGCACAGGCTTTTACTATGACTCG gcCAGCCAATTGTACTATGATGCCAACACAGGCATATACTACTACTATGATGCAGAGAGTGGGCGATACCAATTTCATTCCAGGATTGAGGTGCCTGTGGCACAGACTGCTGCAGAGCCTGTCCAAGACCAGAGCACGGGTGAAAAGAAGGGCCGCAAGTTTAAAAAAGGGTCCAAGAAAATCTTGCACTGGGATGATAAG GAACTCATATTTGATGAGGTGAAgttggaagaagaagaaacagactGGGTTGAACAGCAAACAACCAAGAGGACCACAGAATCACGAAAATTGAAGCGAAGGTCTCGCAGTCCAGATGTggcttcacaaaaaaaagactcttccaaacacagagagcagagtgacaAATCTTCGAAGCGGAAGAAGCAGAAAAGCGGTTCACATGATGATGAGAAGAGTAGGTCAAGTAAGAAAAGGCAAAATTTGAAGTCaaaaaagcagaagaagaagaagaagaagaagaagaagagcccGCCTCGCAGCAATGACTCAGAGGGTAATAGTGAACCAGAGGAGGGTGAGATCAcggagtcagagagagaggagtgggaGTCCACTCCCTCATTCTCATCATCTCCTAGCTCCTCCTCCAAGGAAAGCGAAGAAGAGTCAGAAATGGAGACTCAGAGTCATGAAG CCAGAGACATTTGGCCGCCCTGTGTAAGAGTGACAGTGGTCAGATCTCCAGTGCTGCAGGTGGGCACTCTGTTCATCATCACAGCCGACTCTCCAGCCTCCATTGGCAG AGAGAAGGATATGGACCATGCAATCCGAATACCAGAAATGGGAGTTAGCAAG TTCCATGCAGAGGTGTACTTTGACCAGGAGCAGCAGAGCTACATGCTGGTGGACCAAGGAAGCCAGAATGGAACGGTCATCAATGGCAACAGGATCCTGCAG ccCAAAACAAAGTGTGAGCCACACGCACTGATGCACGGTGATGAGGTGAAGATGGGAGAGACTGTACTCTCCTTTCATATCCACTCGGGCACTGACACCTGTGATGGCTGTGAGCCTGGTCAGGTGATGGCTCACCTCAGCAAgtacaggagagaggagaacaCAG GTCCTGCTCTCAGCAAAGAGGACAAGGAAGCACTGAGACAAAAGGAGCTGAAGCAGATGAAGGCCAAGTACGGCCTGCAG AGCAGTGAATATGAGGAAGCCAAATCCCTGAGGAACCCTAGATACATGGACCGAGCAGAGTCTCGACGACAGACGGTCGGCAGCGAAGGTGTTTTTCAACGAGATGACGCGCCTGCTTCTGTTCATCA GGAGATCAGTGAAGTCAATAAAGGACGGAAAATGCTTGAGAAGATGGGCTGGAAGAAAGGAGAGGGACTGGGCAAAGAGGGAGCTGGAATGAAAGACCCG ATTGAACTGAAAATCAGAAAGTCCCAGTCAGGACTGGGGGCCGGTGCCGCCATGTCTCTTGACGCTGTCTCCATGACCAAAACAAAGTCCCAGAAGAACTGGGAGAAAGCGCGTGAGAGATTTGCGGATACATGCCAACCTGACATGCTGTCACCTAAAACACAGAAGCCCAAATCGCCCAAAGCCTGGGTCAGAGGAGAAGAGACTgagacaacaaacacacaagcaggtGTTGATACAGACAACCAAAGTTAG